In Granulicella mallensis MP5ACTX8, the sequence CGAAGCGGTAGCCATGTGCCTCGGCTATCTTCGCATATTCTTTGCCTCAGTAAAATGTCACTTCAACTCGTCCGTGCCTTTCCCCATTTGAACAGTGCTGGGAGGGACAAGAGCAGCAAGGCCGTTACGCCTATGGAATAGGCGATGGCCTTCCAACCAGAGACGTATCCCTCCCTGAGGGCTAGCACGACGAGCAGGGATAAGACAGGCAGATTCAAAGCTACAGCCGTGACGACACCCGGCGTATATCTGCGCAGCGCAATAGCGCCTGCAACGTGGGGGATCAGTACGTTAGCTAGCATGGCCACCATGTAGCCAAAGGTTAGATAAGTCCAGACTGTTTGTTTTCCCGAGACCACGCTTAGACCCGTCACAACAAAGGCAATGACAGTCAGAATCGTTGCCGCCAAACGGAAGACACCCGCTGAAACAGGTGTCTTCCAAAGGCCTGCGCGCTCCGACCAGCCCGGAAGCCACAGAGCCTCCTCAGCGTTGTGAAGTGTGACCACAAGCGGGAAAGCCCATGCAAGAGTTCGGAAACTCATCTCCATCCCATGACTTATCGTTCGTCTGCGTTCGATGAGTCAACCCTATCAGGGAAGGTCCCGGTTACGCCTGCATGATTTTGTCCGGGG encodes:
- a CDS encoding HXXEE domain-containing protein — translated: MSFRTLAWAFPLVVTLHNAEEALWLPGWSERAGLWKTPVSAGVFRLAATILTVIAFVVTGLSVVSGKQTVWTYLTFGYMVAMLANVLIPHVAGAIALRRYTPGVVTAVALNLPVLSLLVVLALREGYVSGWKAIAYSIGVTALLLLSLPALFKWGKARTS